In the genome of Actinobacillus genomosp. 1, the window AAATGCGGACTTTGCTTGATAAGCATCGTCCTCTCAATATCGCTGTAATGAAAAACATTCAAGCGGATTTAATGCTGAAATATAATCAGCAATCCAATGCGATAGAGGGAAATACATTAGATATATTTGAAACACGCGTACTACTTGAAAACGGAATTACCGCCAATGGTAAACCATTTAAAGATCATTTAGATATTATTAACCATCAAGAGGCGATTGGTTACTTAATCGATCTCGTAAAAGGAAATGTACCGCTAACAGAAGCAACAATAAAAAATTTCCATTATTTGTTACTACAAAAAACCGATAAAGCACGAGAAGCCGGGCAATACCGTAATGTACCGGTAGTCATTAACGGTGCGGAACATCAACCGCCACAACCTTTTTTAGTTCATCCGCAAATGGAAGAATTAATGCTTTGGAACCAAGAAAATCTCAATACATTAGAACCAATTGAACGCATTGCTATGCTACATAACAAATTTGTAGCAATTCACCCTTTTATTGATGGTAATGGACGTACTGGACGTTTATTGATGAATTTAGAATTAATGAAAGCCGGTTTCCAAGTGACTATTTTAAAAGCGGAGAATCGAGCTGACTATTATCGTGCATTGGCGTTAGGTGATTTAGGCAATTATCAACCAATCACTGAGTTTATTGCGAAAGCCGTTTATGAAACTATGGAACGTACCTTAAACCTGATTTACCCAAACTGGATTAACGAACTTAATTAAATAAAATATGAAAACCAAAGTTAGACAACACTTAACCGATTTAGAAATTGCATTACGTACGCATAAGCAATGGGATGCGGTTGCGCCGAGCTTGGAAGATTTAGCAAACGATCAGCCGTTTTGTCTCGGCACGCTTAGCCCGACTCAATGGTTACAATGGATTTTTATTCCCCGTATGCACGCACTTTTAGACGCTGGTGCAGATTTACCCCGCAACTTTTCGATTACGCCTTACTTGGAAGAAGCCTTAAAAGACGAAAGCTATTTAAAAGCGATTCATCAGCCGGTGTTATTAATTGAATTATTATTAAAGGACTAAATGGAACTGGAAATTTTATACCGTGATGATGAACTGATTGCGATTAATAAACCGGCTGGAATATTAGTTCACCGTTCATGGCTAGATAAACACGAAACGCAATTTGCGATGCAAACATTACGTGATCAAATCGGTCAGCACGTCTTCCCGATTCATCGCTTAGATCGCCCGACTTCCGGTGTGTTATTGTTTGCGCTAAATAGTGAGATGGCTCGCCTAATGAGCGAACAATTTGAACAACACCAACTGGAGAAAGGCTATTTAGCGGTGGTACGAGGTTATCTACTCGACAAAGGCGAGATCGATTATCCGCTAAAAGTCATTTTAGACAAAATTGCCGATAAATTTTCGCAACCGAAAGAAGCGCAACAAGCGGTCACTTTTTACCAAAATCTTGCAAGTGTCGAAATGCCCTATCCGGCGGGGAAATACCAAACGGCACGTTACAGTTTGGTTGAATTATTACCGAAAACCGGACGCAAACACCAATTGCGCCGCCATATGAAGCATTTATTTCATCCGATTATGGGCGATACCAAATACGGTGACTTGCACCAAAATCGTACTTTAACCGAAAAAACCGGTTGTGACCGATTAATGCTACATTCGCATTTTTTGAAATTTACGCACCCGAAAACGGCGCAAAAAATCGAAATTTTTGCACCGCTTGACGAACAATGGCAAAATGTATTTCTTACCTTTAACTGGAATTTCCCAATATTTTTTCAATCTGATATAAACTAATATGGATAATGCATTACTGTCTTTAACACACGAGCAGCAACAAGCTGCGGTTGAACAAATTCAAGAATTGATGGCGCAAGGCGTAAGTAGCGGCGAAGCAATTCAAATTATTGCTAATCGTTTAAGAGAAGCACATCAAAACAATACATCGGAGAACAATTCATGAAAAAATTATTCGCTATCGCAATGTTAAGTTGTGCCAGTATTTGCGGCTACGCTGAAACTCCGGCGACCAATATGCAACCTATGCTAAAAGTACAAGTATTGGATATGAGTAATAAAGTCGGTAGAGCGGTTGAAAATAATCAGCTTTCGTTAAGTAAAACACACCAGCTTTGTTGGGTTGTATTTAATATGCCGTTTAAAGCAAGTAACGAAGTGATCGAAATCTTTCAATCTCCCGCCCCTTCAAAATTCGGTTCTGCTGCCGGCAGCGTAAGCACTTCTGCTGATCGCTTAACGCATAAAATTACCACTCGTATGACGAATTCCAATAATGAACGTCTAGATAACTGTTGGCGATTTGAGAAAAGTGACCCGAAAGGAAAATATAGTTTAACCATTCAAGTTAATGACATCATTTTCCCACCTCAAACATTTGAAGTAACCAAATAAAGCAAACGCCACTATGCACGATGATAGTGGCGTTCTTTTTTATTTTAGTTTTTCGCTAAACGTTGTTCGATTTTTGCTAGATTCTCTTCAAAATAGGCTTTGCTTGTTAAATATTGCTGCGCTTGCGCCCAACTGTTTAATTGCAAACCGGCTAATTGATTAAAACAATCTAGCACTTCCAAATCTTGCTCAACGGTACGAATATAATCCGCTAATTGTTGCAGTAACGCTTCACCAGAACTACTCTCGATCGCTTTGCTAATTTGTTGCTTAAATTTAACCGCTTGTCCAACCAAATAGCCTCGTTGCGCTTTACTTAAATTGCTAAACCACATACCGTCTTGGCGTGGAATTTGTTTTAGTAAAGCCAATATATCAGTTAAGCTGCCGCTTTTAAGTTCCAGCTCTAATTCGCAAATCGCTTCTTCGCCAAAACCGTTTTTTATCATACCTTGATCCAACGCCACTTCAATTTGCGATTGATTAAGCCCAATTAGCCATTTACGACGAGTAAAATCGGTACTAAAGGTCGGGGCAAGTTGCTGCGCAATTTGTTCCGCTTGCGGAATTTGCAAATTAAAGTGCGAATTTAACCGCTTGAAATCCGGCTGGTAGCTTTCCAACGACAAGTTATATTCGGGGCGAATATGCAACCCATCGACAATTTCACCCTTGGT includes:
- a CDS encoding inorganic triphosphatase yields the protein MENEIELKIMLKAENVEALADWFTQQNVLSQATDILGNTYFDTPEQFFAQNKMGLRVRNHNQKYEMTLKTKGEIVDGLHIRPEYNLSLESYQPDFKRLNSHFNLQIPQAEQIAQQLAPTFSTDFTRRKWLIGLNQSQIEVALDQGMIKNGFGEEAICELELELKSGSLTDILALLKQIPRQDGMWFSNLSKAQRGYLVGQAVKFKQQISKAIESSSGEALLQQLADYIRTVEQDLEVLDCFNQLAGLQLNSWAQAQQYLTSKAYFEENLAKIEQRLAKN
- the truC gene encoding tRNA pseudouridine(65) synthase TruC, coding for MELEILYRDDELIAINKPAGILVHRSWLDKHETQFAMQTLRDQIGQHVFPIHRLDRPTSGVLLFALNSEMARLMSEQFEQHQLEKGYLAVVRGYLLDKGEIDYPLKVILDKIADKFSQPKEAQQAVTFYQNLASVEMPYPAGKYQTARYSLVELLPKTGRKHQLRRHMKHLFHPIMGDTKYGDLHQNRTLTEKTGCDRLMLHSHFLKFTHPKTAQKIEIFAPLDEQWQNVFLTFNWNFPIFFQSDIN
- a CDS encoding YqcC family protein, producing MKTKVRQHLTDLEIALRTHKQWDAVAPSLEDLANDQPFCLGTLSPTQWLQWIFIPRMHALLDAGADLPRNFSITPYLEEALKDESYLKAIHQPVLLIELLLKD
- a CDS encoding Fic family protein, whose amino-acid sequence is MKNIQADLMLKYNQQSNAIEGNTLDIFETRVLLENGITANGKPFKDHLDIINHQEAIGYLIDLVKGNVPLTEATIKNFHYLLLQKTDKAREAGQYRNVPVVINGAEHQPPQPFLVHPQMEELMLWNQENLNTLEPIERIAMLHNKFVAIHPFIDGNGRTGRLLMNLELMKAGFQVTILKAENRADYYRALALGDLGNYQPITEFIAKAVYETMERTLNLIYPNWINELN
- a CDS encoding YoaH family protein; the encoded protein is MDNALLSLTHEQQQAAVEQIQELMAQGVSSGEAIQIIANRLREAHQNNTSENNS